Proteins co-encoded in one Salvia splendens isolate huo1 chromosome 4, SspV2, whole genome shotgun sequence genomic window:
- the LOC121798043 gene encoding protein TRIGALACTOSYLDIACYLGLYCEROL 4, chloroplastic-like: protein MTMKKLRWAMEGEFWELDSSTPATLDGVARPVAGDLPLPLGLSRGARLSRPKQIDFMQRFMAAPFVPSFSDGVGFSLQRLLSLPSFARDACFTTLLGQFNVQKFAASLKKSESIWKHFSDPQFYSLNLCWEWLITPRDTLLLTSEAQADHKTPRKKAIFHHKFQNHNLTVEASSPSLFVDDDGNYWDVPFTLAMDVGSIAPHSATSCHFCISHNAGSPRPLTPSQISPPPTLLPGLSAKSAFSFNKHFDIWKSEAPKARMVQPYDILLSNPHVSASTILGTVITTSLGENSLTPRGQDEETFRLCAKGANYAASADLFASASLSAQLGNFQKNFLDLTRFHARLDIPSGSKFINGAYKVARELYNSEAPTAEALQAITPSATLSFQQQMAGPFSLRVDSGVSVDLKKEWYLNVNDPVFAVEYALHVLGSAKAVAWYSPKQREFMIELRFFET, encoded by the exons ATGACGATGAAGAAGCTAAGATGGGCGATGGAAGGAGAGTTCTGGGAGCTGGACTCTTCGACGCCGGCGACATTGGACGGAGTGGCGCGGCCTGTGGCAGGGGATCTTCCTCTTCCGCTGGGATTGAGCCGCGGAGCGAGGCTGTCGCGTCCCAAACAAATTGATTTCATGCAACGGTTCATGGCGGCGCCGTTCGTCCCCTCGTTTTCCGACGGAGTTGGATTCTCTCTCCAACGCCTCCTCTCTCTCCCCTCCTTTGCCCGCGATGCCTG TTTTACAACATTGCTAGGGCAATTCAATGTTCAAAAGTTTGCAGCTTCTCTCAAAAAATCGGAGAGCATTTGGAAACACTTTTCCGACCCCCAATTTTACAGCCTCAATCTGTGTTGGGAGTGGTTGATTACACCTCGAGATACTCTGCTGCTCACTTCAGAAGCACAAGCTGACCACAAAACTCCAAGGAAAAAGGCAATTTTTCATCACAAG TTTCAAAATCATAACCTTACCGTGGAGGCATCTTCTCCATCACtttttgttgatgatgatggtaATTACTGGGATGTGCCATTCACATTGGCTATGGATGTGGGTTCAATAGCTCCTCATTCCGCCACTAGCTGTCATTTCTGCATCAGCCACAATGCAGGTTCTCCCCGCCCTCTCACCCCAAGCCAAATATCTCCTCCTCCCACTTTACTTCCTGGTCTCTCTGCTAAATCTGCCTTTTCATTCAACAAACACTTTGACATTTGGAAGAGTGAGGCTCCAAAGGCAAGAATGGTGCAGCCATATGATATACTGCTCTCTAATCCTCATGTATCAGCATCAACAATCCTAG GTACTGTAATTACTACATCCCTTGGTGAAAATTCACTGACACCCCGTGGACAAGATGAGGAAACATTTAGGCTTTGCGCCAAAGGAGCAAATTATGCCGCTTCAGCTGATCTATTTGCATCTGCATCCCTTTCTGCTCAGCTTGGAAATTTCCAAAAGAACTTTTTGGACCTTACCCGCTTTCATGCTCGACTAGATATACCTTCGGGCTCCAAATTCATAAATGGGGCCTATAAGGTGGCTCGGGAACTTTACAATTCTGAAGCACCAACTGCGGAAGCACTTCAGGCAATTACTCCTTCTGCCACCCTCTCATTTCAGCAGCAG ATGGCTGGACCTTTCAGCTTGAGAGTTGATAGTGGAGTGAGTGTTGATCTGAAGAAAGAATGGTACTTGAATGTGAATGATCCTGTATTTGCTGTCGAGTACGCGTTGCACGTTCTTGGGTCGGCAAAAGCTGTTGCTTGGTATTCCCCAAAGCAAAGAGAGTTCATGATAGAACTCAGATTTTTTGAGACTTGA
- the LOC121799748 gene encoding uncharacterized protein LOC121799748 isoform X2, which produces MATKKIIGICQSGGEFVTNKDDGSLFYTGGEAYALDLDQQTQLKDFKHELAETFQCSADGMAIKYFLPGNRKTLITISKDKDLKRMVNFFKDADQVEVFVIAEEAAGRNVSNMPATASRSSRTTVSETAVIPSDVPLDLMQTDDAIVLDEPIETVPLAACSFSNEDKHRRAATQWENIITGVDQRFNTFAEFREALHKYSIAHGFTYKYKKNDSHRVTAKCKTEGCPWRIYASRLATTQLICIKKMNPEHTCGGATVKAGYRATRGWIGSIIKEKLKVSPNYKPKDIASDIKRDYGIQLNYTQAWRAKEIAREQLQGSYKEAYSQLPYFCEKIMETNPGSLAAFSTKEDSSFRRFFVSFRASIAGFHQCRPLLFLDSTLLYSKYQGTLLAATAADGNDDFFPVAFAVVDEETEDNWHWFLLQLKSALSTSEQITFVSDFQKGIRESLLDIFGKECYHGYCVRCLAEKLNKDLKGQFSHDARRLLIQDFHAAASARKHDEFERCVENIKAISVEAYNWVISSEPHHWANAFFGGARYNHMTSNFGREFYDWVSEVDELPITQMVDVLRGKIMELIYRRRLESSQWVTRLTPCMEEKLAQENLKARNLQVLLSHGSTFEVRGDNSVEAVDIGNWDCSCKGWQLSGLPCCHAVAVLGNNVYDYCSRFFTADCYRASYAESINPMPNVEKPETSEAALVTPPPTKRPPGRPKLKLVESVDIIKRQLQCSKCKGLGHNKKTCK; this is translated from the exons ATGGCCACTAAGAAAATCATAGGCATATGCCAATCTGGTGGGGAATTTGTAACAAACAAAGATGATGGGTCCTTATTTTATACTGGCGGTGAAGCTTATGCCCTAGACCTCGACCAGCAAACTCAATTGAAGGATTTTAAGCATGAACTAGCTGAAACTTTTCAGTGCTCTGCTGATGGCAtggcaattaaatattttctcccCGGTAATCGAAAGACCTTGATCACCATATCTAAAGACAAGGACCTCAAGCGTATGGTTAACTTCTTTAAGGATGCTGATCAAGTTGAGGTCTTTGTAATAGCTGAAGAAGCCGCTGGTCGGAACGTTTCCAACATGCCGGCCACTGCCAGTAG GTCAAGCAGGACAACTGTGTCTGAGACTGCAGTAATTCCTTCTGATGTTCCTTTGGATCTAATGCAAACCGATGATGCAATTGTTTTAGATGAGCCTATTGAAACTGTACCGCTTGCTGCGTGCTCTTTTAGCAATGAAGATAAGCATCGGAGAGCAGCAACTCAGTGGGAGAATATTATCACTGGTGTGGACCAAAGATTCAACACTTTTGCTGAGTTTCGCGAGGCTCTTCATAAATACTCAATTGCCCATGGGTTCACctacaaatataagaaaaatgaCAGCCATAGGGTGACTGCCAAGTGCAAGACAGAAGGTTGCCCGTGGCGCATATATGCATCGAGGTTGGCAACCACTCAGTTGATATGCATTAAAAAGATGAATCCTGAGCATACTTGTGGGGGAGCAACTGTGAAAGCTGGCTACAGAGCAACTAGGGGGTGGATAGGAAGCATTATCAAGGAGAAATTGAAAGTTTCTCCGAATTATAAGCCAAAGGACATTGCTAGTGATATCAAGCGCGACTATGGCATTCAGTTGAACTACACGCAAGCTTGGCGTGCTAAGGAAATTGCAAGAGAGCAGCTTCAGGGCTCATACAAAGAGGCATACTCACAGTTGCCATATTTCTGCGAGAAGATAATGGAGACTAATCCAGGTAGTCTAGCTGCATTCAGCACCAAGGAGGATTCCAGCTTCCGTCGTTTTTTTGTATCATTCCGTGCCTCAATAGCTGGGTTTCATCAGTGTcgtcctcttctttttcttgatAGCACTCTACTCTACTCAAAGTATCAAGGAACCTTATTGGCTGCAACAGCTGCAGATGGGAATGACGATTTCTTTCCTGTTGCATTTgctgttgttgatgaagaaacagAGGATAACTGGCATTGGTTTCTGTTGCAACTCAAATCTGCTCTCTCAACATCAGAACAGATCAcctttgtctctgacttccagAAAGGCATTAGGGAGTCATTGCTTGATATATTTGGCAAGGAATGCTATCACGGGTATTGTGTACGTTGTCTAGCTGAGAAGCTCAACAAAGACCTGAAAGGACAGTTTTCTCACGATGCAAGGCGCCTCCTGATCCAAGATTTCCACGCTGCTGCATCTGCACGGAAACATGACGAGTTTGAGAGATGTGTTGAGAACATAAAGGCTATCTCGGTTGAGGCATATAATTGGGTTATTAGCAGTGAGCCACACCACTGGGCTAATGCGTTTTTTGGCGGGGCAAGGTATAACCACATGACATCCAATTTTGGTAGAGAGTTCTACGATTGGGTGTCTGAGGTTGATGAGCTGCCTATAACGCAGATGGTTGACGTGCTGCGTGGGAAGATCATGGAGTTAATATACAGAAGACGACTTGAATCAAGCCAATGGGTGACTAGGTTGACACCTTGTATGGAGGAGAAACTTGCACAAGAGAATTTGAAAGCAAGAAACCTCCAAGTATTGCTATCACATGGCAGTACATTCGAGGTGCGTGGTGATAACTCGGTTGAGGCAGTTGATATTGGGAACTGGGATTGTAGTTGCAAAGGGTGGCAGCTGAGTGGATTGCCTTGCTGCCATGCCGTAGCAGTTCTTGGGAATAACGTGTATGATTATTGCTCAAGATTCTTCACAGCAGACTGTTACCGCGCAAGCTACGCAGAGTCTATAAACCCGATGCCAAATGTGGAGAAACCGGAGACAAGTGAGGCTGCACTTGTGACGCCGCCTCCTACAAAACGGCCACCGGGCAGGCCAAAGCTGAAACTGGTTGAATCTGTGGATATTATTAAACGGCAGCTGCAATGCAGCAAGTGCAAGGGCTTGGGCCACAATAAGAAGACTTGCAAGTAA
- the LOC121799748 gene encoding uncharacterized protein LOC121799748 isoform X1 yields MATKKIIGICQSGGEFVTNKDDGSLFYTGGEAYALDLDQQTQLKDFKHELAETFQCSADGMAIKYFLPGNRKTLITISKDKDLKRMVNFFKDADQVEVFVIAEEAAGRNVSNMPATASRSSRTTVSETAVIPSDVPLDLMQTDDAIVLDEPIETVPLAACSFSNEDKHRRAATQWENIITGVDQRFNTFAEFREALHKYSIAHGFTYKYKKNDSHRVTAKCKTEGCPWRIYASRLATTQLICIKKMNPEHTCGGATVKAGYRATRGWIGSIIKEKLKVSPNYKPKDIASDIKRDYGIQLNYTQAWRAKEIAREQLQGSYKEAYSQLPYFCEKIMETNPGSLAAFSTKEDSSFRRFFVSFRASIAGFHQCRPLLFLDSTLLYSKYQGTLLAATAADGNDDFFPVAFAVVDEETEDNWHWFLLQLKSALSTSEQITFVSDFQKGIRESLLDIFGKECYHGYCVRCLAEKLNKDLKGQFSHDARRLLIQDFHAAASARKHDEFERCVENIKAISVEAYNWVISSEPHHWANAFFGGARYNHMTSNFGREFYDWVSEVDELPITQMVDVLRGKIMELIYRRRLESSQWVTRLTPCMEEKLAQENLKARNLQVLLSHGSTFEVRGDNSVEAVDIGNWDCSCKGWQLSGLPCCHAVAVLGNNVYDYCSRFFTADCYRASYAESINPMPNVEKPETSEAALVTPPPTKRPPGRPKLKLVESVDIIKRQLQCSKCKGLGHNKKTCNKVNGIEEVAVQHPVLVGLLEEEPEGNTLVN; encoded by the exons ATGGCCACTAAGAAAATCATAGGCATATGCCAATCTGGTGGGGAATTTGTAACAAACAAAGATGATGGGTCCTTATTTTATACTGGCGGTGAAGCTTATGCCCTAGACCTCGACCAGCAAACTCAATTGAAGGATTTTAAGCATGAACTAGCTGAAACTTTTCAGTGCTCTGCTGATGGCAtggcaattaaatattttctcccCGGTAATCGAAAGACCTTGATCACCATATCTAAAGACAAGGACCTCAAGCGTATGGTTAACTTCTTTAAGGATGCTGATCAAGTTGAGGTCTTTGTAATAGCTGAAGAAGCCGCTGGTCGGAACGTTTCCAACATGCCGGCCACTGCCAGTAG GTCAAGCAGGACAACTGTGTCTGAGACTGCAGTAATTCCTTCTGATGTTCCTTTGGATCTAATGCAAACCGATGATGCAATTGTTTTAGATGAGCCTATTGAAACTGTACCGCTTGCTGCGTGCTCTTTTAGCAATGAAGATAAGCATCGGAGAGCAGCAACTCAGTGGGAGAATATTATCACTGGTGTGGACCAAAGATTCAACACTTTTGCTGAGTTTCGCGAGGCTCTTCATAAATACTCAATTGCCCATGGGTTCACctacaaatataagaaaaatgaCAGCCATAGGGTGACTGCCAAGTGCAAGACAGAAGGTTGCCCGTGGCGCATATATGCATCGAGGTTGGCAACCACTCAGTTGATATGCATTAAAAAGATGAATCCTGAGCATACTTGTGGGGGAGCAACTGTGAAAGCTGGCTACAGAGCAACTAGGGGGTGGATAGGAAGCATTATCAAGGAGAAATTGAAAGTTTCTCCGAATTATAAGCCAAAGGACATTGCTAGTGATATCAAGCGCGACTATGGCATTCAGTTGAACTACACGCAAGCTTGGCGTGCTAAGGAAATTGCAAGAGAGCAGCTTCAGGGCTCATACAAAGAGGCATACTCACAGTTGCCATATTTCTGCGAGAAGATAATGGAGACTAATCCAGGTAGTCTAGCTGCATTCAGCACCAAGGAGGATTCCAGCTTCCGTCGTTTTTTTGTATCATTCCGTGCCTCAATAGCTGGGTTTCATCAGTGTcgtcctcttctttttcttgatAGCACTCTACTCTACTCAAAGTATCAAGGAACCTTATTGGCTGCAACAGCTGCAGATGGGAATGACGATTTCTTTCCTGTTGCATTTgctgttgttgatgaagaaacagAGGATAACTGGCATTGGTTTCTGTTGCAACTCAAATCTGCTCTCTCAACATCAGAACAGATCAcctttgtctctgacttccagAAAGGCATTAGGGAGTCATTGCTTGATATATTTGGCAAGGAATGCTATCACGGGTATTGTGTACGTTGTCTAGCTGAGAAGCTCAACAAAGACCTGAAAGGACAGTTTTCTCACGATGCAAGGCGCCTCCTGATCCAAGATTTCCACGCTGCTGCATCTGCACGGAAACATGACGAGTTTGAGAGATGTGTTGAGAACATAAAGGCTATCTCGGTTGAGGCATATAATTGGGTTATTAGCAGTGAGCCACACCACTGGGCTAATGCGTTTTTTGGCGGGGCAAGGTATAACCACATGACATCCAATTTTGGTAGAGAGTTCTACGATTGGGTGTCTGAGGTTGATGAGCTGCCTATAACGCAGATGGTTGACGTGCTGCGTGGGAAGATCATGGAGTTAATATACAGAAGACGACTTGAATCAAGCCAATGGGTGACTAGGTTGACACCTTGTATGGAGGAGAAACTTGCACAAGAGAATTTGAAAGCAAGAAACCTCCAAGTATTGCTATCACATGGCAGTACATTCGAGGTGCGTGGTGATAACTCGGTTGAGGCAGTTGATATTGGGAACTGGGATTGTAGTTGCAAAGGGTGGCAGCTGAGTGGATTGCCTTGCTGCCATGCCGTAGCAGTTCTTGGGAATAACGTGTATGATTATTGCTCAAGATTCTTCACAGCAGACTGTTACCGCGCAAGCTACGCAGAGTCTATAAACCCGATGCCAAATGTGGAGAAACCGGAGACAAGTGAGGCTGCACTTGTGACGCCGCCTCCTACAAAACGGCCACCGGGCAGGCCAAAGCTGAAACTGGTTGAATCTGTGGATATTATTAAACGGCAGCTGCAATGCAGCAAGTGCAAGGGCTTGGGCCACAATAAGAAGACTTGCAA TAAGGTGAATGGAATTGAGGAAGTGGCGGTACAACATCCAGTGTTGGTTGGGCTGTTGGAAGAAGAACCGGAAGGAAACACACTTGTTAATTAA
- the LOC121801080 gene encoding late embryogenesis abundant protein D-29-like: MKATTKLVLFLLAVVLLVGVGSSTATTIKDESWAEWAKDKVSEGLGFSADDAKDKAADKSKHGYDATVDTAHDAKDEAANTAKHGYDATIDAAKYTKDKAANTAEHGYGAAKSANAAEQGYDATIDAAKYTKDMAANAAKHGYDATIDAAEYAKDKAASAAKHGSDATIDAAKYTKDKAANAAKYGSDAAAGSGQYASEKAGGDMKKTAEEEVSWTKEAFEAARLKAEAAKDAIASNLKSNKIKDEEL, from the exons ATGAAGGCAACAACAAAGCTAGTGTTGTTCTTGTTGGCGGTGGTGTTGCTAGTGGGCGTGGGAAGCAGCACCGCAACAACCATCAAGGACGAGTCATGGGCCGAATGGGCCAAAGACAAGGTCTCCGAGGGCCTCGGCTTCAGCGCCGACGACGCCAAGGACAAGGCCGCAGACAAGTCCAAGCACGGTTATGATGCCACAGTCGACACCGCCCACGACGCCAAAGACGAGGCTGCCAACACGGCCAAGCACGGCTACGACGCCACAATTGACGCCGCCAAGTACACCAAGGACAAGGCTGCCAACACGGCCGAGCACGGCTACGGTGCGGCCAAGTCTGCCAACGCTGCCGAGCAAGGCTACGATGCCACAATCGATGCCGCCAAGTACACCAAAGACATGGCTGCCAATGCGGCCAAGCACGGCTACGATGCcacaatcgacgctgccgagtaCGCCAAGGACAAGGCTGCCAGCGCGGCCAAACACGGCTCTGATGCcacaatcgacgctgccaagtaCACCAAAGATAAGGCTGCCAACGCTGCCAAATACGGCTCCGACGCGGCCGCCG GAAGCGGGCAGTATGCTTCGGAGAAGGCGGGTGGGGATATGAAGAAGACGGCGGAGGAGGAAGTGAGTTGGACGAAGGAGGCATTTGAGGCGGCTAGACTCAAGGCTGAGGCAGCCAAAGATGCGATTGCATCTAATCTCAAATCAAATAAGATCAAGGACGAGGAGCTCTAA